A window of the Branchiibius hedensis genome harbors these coding sequences:
- a CDS encoding PAC2 family protein — translation MIEFEELPLLRDPLIIAAFEGWNDAGETATSTLAHLVQMWDAQPLAALDPEEYYDFQVNRPRISGEAGDREITWPTTKLFLARDTPLDRDVILVQGIEPSMRWIAFTQEIIDLAADADATMFITLGGLLADVPHTRPIPVTVSSDDPDIRDRYDLEPSRYEGPTGIVGVVSDAAHRNGIPTISLWAAVPHYAGGSPSPKATLALLTRLETLFDTLIGHADLPDLARAWEHGVDELAASDEEVADYVHSLEEQQDTTELPEASGDAIAKEFERYLRRRDED, via the coding sequence GTGATCGAGTTCGAGGAGTTGCCACTACTGCGGGATCCACTCATCATCGCCGCCTTCGAAGGGTGGAATGACGCCGGCGAAACCGCGACGTCGACGCTGGCCCATCTGGTCCAGATGTGGGATGCGCAACCCCTGGCCGCGCTGGATCCCGAGGAGTACTACGACTTCCAGGTCAACCGCCCGCGGATCTCCGGCGAGGCCGGCGACCGTGAGATCACCTGGCCCACGACCAAACTGTTCCTAGCCAGGGACACCCCGTTGGACCGGGACGTCATCCTCGTGCAGGGCATCGAGCCATCGATGCGCTGGATCGCCTTCACCCAGGAGATCATCGACCTGGCCGCCGACGCGGACGCCACGATGTTCATCACCCTGGGCGGTCTGCTCGCGGACGTGCCACACACCCGGCCCATCCCGGTCACCGTGTCCAGCGACGACCCGGACATCCGCGACCGCTACGACCTCGAGCCGAGCCGCTACGAGGGTCCGACCGGCATCGTGGGTGTCGTCTCTGACGCCGCCCATCGCAATGGGATCCCGACCATCTCACTGTGGGCCGCCGTACCCCACTATGCGGGTGGCTCGCCCTCCCCCAAGGCGACGTTGGCGCTGCTCACCCGTTTGGAGACGCTCTTCGACACGCTCATCGGGCACGCCGATCTGCCCGATCTGGCCCGCGCCTGGGAGCACGGGGTCGATGAGTTGGCCGCCTCCGATGAGGAGGTCGCCGACTACGTGCACTCCCTGGAGGAGCAGCAGGACACCACCGAGCTGCCCGAGGCGAGCGGTGATGCGATCGCCAAGGAGTTCGAGCGCTACCTGCGCCGCCGCGACGAGGATTAG
- a CDS encoding MSMEG_4193 family putative phosphomutase yields MALALIVRHGRTAANASGTLAGWTPGVALDDVGREQATRVGSRVADLPVRRIVASPLQRCQETAELVRGVRDVPIETADDLGECKYGAWTGQPLKDLAKDPLWRIVQDQPSAVTFPASADFEAESMRAMQARAVAAMRRIDLEVTQEFGDQAIWLAVSHGDVIKAILADALGTHLDQFQRITVGPASLSAVRYGPARPFVVRMNDTGGDVTDLIPKPQETPEGDAPVGGGS; encoded by the coding sequence GTGGCACTGGCCCTGATCGTGCGGCACGGCCGCACCGCAGCGAACGCATCCGGAACCCTCGCCGGTTGGACCCCGGGCGTCGCGCTCGACGACGTCGGCAGGGAACAGGCGACCCGCGTCGGCTCCCGCGTCGCCGACCTGCCGGTTCGGCGGATCGTCGCCAGCCCGCTGCAACGGTGCCAGGAGACGGCCGAGTTGGTGCGCGGCGTCCGTGACGTACCGATCGAGACCGCGGACGATCTCGGCGAGTGCAAGTACGGCGCGTGGACCGGTCAGCCGCTCAAGGACCTTGCCAAGGACCCGCTGTGGCGGATCGTGCAGGACCAGCCGTCGGCCGTCACCTTCCCGGCCTCGGCGGACTTCGAGGCCGAGTCGATGCGGGCCATGCAGGCTCGCGCCGTCGCCGCGATGCGCCGGATCGACCTGGAGGTGACGCAGGAGTTCGGCGACCAGGCGATCTGGCTCGCGGTGAGCCACGGCGATGTGATCAAGGCCATCCTCGCCGACGCGCTGGGCACCCACCTGGACCAGTTCCAGCGCATCACGGTCGGGCCGGCGTCGCTCAGTGCCGTGCGATACGGCCCCGCGCGACCGTTCGTGGTCCGGATGAACGACACCGGCGGTGACGTGACCGACCTGATACCGAAGCCCCAGGAGACGCCGGAAGGTGATGCGCCGGTGGGTGGTGGGTCCTGA
- a CDS encoding aldo/keto reductase: protein MRIQPVGDSGLRVSSLTLGTSSWGRDVDLETARDLLTDFRSAGGTTIDTAAGYADGGAERVIGALIKDLDRDGLRLVGKAGITGGSVDTSRGALLGALDASLDRLGVDYLDLWLVHTWDSQVPLAETMSAMEAAHRSGRARYVGVSNYSGWQFTAAASMLREARIPLVANEIEYNLLTRSPDAEVIPAAQYAGAGILAWAPLAGGILTGKYRHGTPADSRAAGGRHERWAQRHLGQAASPVVNAVVTAADGLEVSPAEVALAWTRDRVASSIIGARTTTQLAALLRSEELTIPDAVRDALDEVSAPRV, encoded by the coding sequence GTGCGTATCCAACCGGTCGGGGACAGCGGATTGCGGGTCAGCAGCCTGACCCTGGGCACCAGTAGCTGGGGCCGGGACGTCGACCTCGAGACCGCGCGGGACCTGCTCACTGACTTCCGGTCCGCTGGAGGTACGACGATCGACACGGCCGCGGGGTACGCGGACGGCGGTGCGGAGCGGGTGATCGGCGCGCTGATCAAGGATCTCGACCGCGACGGGCTGCGACTGGTGGGCAAGGCGGGCATCACCGGCGGCAGCGTCGACACGTCTCGTGGGGCGCTGCTGGGCGCACTCGACGCCTCGCTGGACCGCCTCGGCGTGGACTACCTCGACCTGTGGCTGGTGCACACCTGGGACTCGCAGGTGCCGCTGGCCGAGACGATGTCCGCGATGGAGGCTGCTCATCGCAGTGGTCGGGCGCGATACGTGGGGGTGTCGAACTACTCCGGCTGGCAGTTCACCGCGGCAGCATCGATGCTGCGAGAGGCCCGGATTCCGTTGGTGGCCAACGAGATCGAGTACAACCTGCTGACTCGTTCACCGGACGCAGAGGTCATCCCGGCCGCGCAGTACGCCGGAGCGGGCATCCTGGCATGGGCCCCGCTGGCCGGCGGGATCCTGACCGGGAAGTACCGGCACGGCACCCCTGCGGACTCCCGCGCGGCCGGTGGCCGGCACGAGCGATGGGCGCAGCGACATCTGGGTCAGGCCGCGTCACCGGTGGTCAACGCGGTGGTGACGGCGGCCGACGGGCTGGAGGTCAGCCCTGCCGAAGTGGCGCTGGCCTGGACCCGCGACCGGGTGGCGTCCAGCATCATCGGCGCGCGCACGACCACTCAACTGGCGGCGTTGCTGCGTAGCGAGGAACTGACGATCCCCGATGCCGTGCGAGATGCGCTGGACGAGGTGTCGGCCCCGCGGGTCTAA
- a CDS encoding MarR family winged helix-turn-helix transcriptional regulator, producing the protein MSRGKSDELVTSLLTASRALVGVSAASLASVEQQVTLVQFRTLVVLAQQPHTTVGAVAARLGVNPSSAQRQIDRLVSQGLAVREENPTDRREVAVTLSTTGQRIVEDVTRARRKALTGIVRALPADQYQSLITALDAFAAAAGEPSANEAARLGW; encoded by the coding sequence ATGAGCCGAGGCAAGTCCGATGAACTCGTCACCTCTCTGCTGACTGCGTCCAGGGCGCTGGTGGGGGTGTCGGCGGCGTCCCTGGCTTCCGTTGAGCAACAAGTGACACTGGTGCAGTTCCGGACCCTGGTGGTCCTGGCCCAGCAACCGCACACCACGGTGGGCGCGGTGGCCGCCCGGCTGGGGGTCAACCCCTCCTCGGCGCAGCGGCAGATCGACCGGCTGGTCAGTCAGGGGCTGGCCGTGCGCGAGGAGAACCCAACCGACCGTCGGGAGGTGGCGGTGACGCTCAGTACGACGGGTCAGCGCATCGTGGAGGACGTGACCCGCGCGCGGCGCAAAGCGCTGACCGGGATTGTGCGCGCGCTACCGGCAGATCAGTATCAGTCGCTGATCACTGCACTCGATGCTTTCGCGGCCGCAGCGGGGGAGCCGTCCGCGAATGAAGCGGCCAGACTTGGCTGGTGA
- a CDS encoding DUF3090 domain-containing protein: MPLIEYDEPERFIAGTVGEPGQRTFFLQAVQGPRVTTVSLEKEQVAVLAERLNTLLDEVGQPDEQVLPPDNDPLSTPIEDEFRVSTLSLAWVADVQRVVIECHDRDVQLEDSGDEVIELTEPDATVLRIVLSPIAAREFARRGLATVASGRPPCPFCGAPLEASGHICPRANGYRR; this comes from the coding sequence ATGCCGCTGATCGAGTACGACGAGCCCGAGCGCTTCATCGCCGGCACCGTCGGCGAGCCCGGTCAGCGCACCTTCTTCCTACAGGCGGTGCAGGGCCCCCGGGTCACCACCGTGTCGCTGGAGAAGGAGCAAGTGGCGGTCCTTGCCGAGCGTCTGAACACCCTCCTGGACGAGGTCGGCCAGCCCGACGAGCAGGTCCTGCCACCGGACAACGACCCGTTGAGTACGCCGATCGAGGACGAATTCCGGGTCAGCACCTTGAGCTTGGCCTGGGTTGCCGACGTGCAGCGGGTGGTCATCGAATGTCATGACCGCGACGTGCAACTCGAGGATTCCGGTGACGAAGTCATCGAACTGACCGAACCGGACGCAACGGTGCTACGGATCGTTCTGTCTCCGATCGCCGCCCGGGAGTTCGCCCGGCGCGGGTTGGCGACGGTCGCCAGCGGGCGGCCGCCGTGCCCGTTCTGCGGCGCACCGCTGGAGGCATCCGGCCACATCTGCCCCCGTGCCAACGGATACCGACGCTGA
- a CDS encoding SCO1664 family protein: protein MPTDTDADDLAALLERGDLEVEGRLSHASNAVYRVVVDGSLRAVYKPVRGERPLWDFPDGTLAARELTSYLISRLGDWHRIPPTVLRDGPLGPGSLQVWVGPLDVTGDHDLLRVDPPGKLPEGYRPVVQGQDEYFADVVVSHADDPALREVALLDAVLNNADRKATALILDDGDLFAIDHGLTMHEEPKLRTVLWGYAGEPLTADETAQLTDLQGLLATDQLRDLLAQLITDTELIALDRRIRKLLRDETMPAIPPHRHPLPWPLW from the coding sequence GTGCCAACGGATACCGACGCTGATGACCTCGCCGCGCTGCTGGAGCGCGGCGATCTCGAGGTCGAGGGCCGGTTGTCACATGCCTCGAACGCGGTCTACCGGGTGGTCGTGGACGGTTCGTTGCGCGCGGTCTACAAACCGGTGCGCGGTGAACGACCCTTGTGGGACTTCCCGGACGGCACGCTCGCAGCCCGGGAACTGACGTCGTACCTCATCTCCCGGTTGGGCGACTGGCACCGCATCCCGCCGACGGTGCTGCGTGACGGGCCGTTAGGGCCCGGGTCGCTGCAGGTCTGGGTCGGACCTCTGGACGTGACCGGCGACCACGACCTGTTGCGGGTCGATCCGCCCGGGAAACTACCCGAGGGCTACCGGCCGGTGGTGCAGGGCCAGGACGAGTACTTCGCCGACGTCGTCGTGTCGCACGCCGACGACCCTGCGTTGCGGGAGGTCGCCCTGCTGGACGCCGTGCTCAACAACGCCGACCGGAAAGCGACCGCCCTCATCCTGGATGACGGAGACCTCTTTGCCATCGACCACGGCCTGACCATGCACGAGGAGCCCAAACTGCGCACCGTGCTGTGGGGCTACGCCGGTGAACCGCTGACGGCGGATGAGACGGCGCAACTGACCGACCTGCAGGGGCTGCTGGCCACCGATCAGCTGCGGGACCTGCTGGCCCAGCTGATCACGGACACCGAACTGATCGCGTTGGACCGGCGGATCCGCAAACTGCTGCGCGACGAGACCATGCCCGCGATCCCGCCCCATCGGCACCCGTTGCCGTGGCCGCTGTGGTGA
- the mshC gene encoding cysteine--1-D-myo-inosityl 2-amino-2-deoxy-alpha-D-glucopyranoside ligase, which produces MQPWAAPDVPAVPAVPGRLLLATREGTLEPVVATDGVAGMYVCGITPYDATHLGHAATYVTFDLANRVLRDSGVQVRYVQNVTDVDDPLLERAARDGVDWQDLAHSEIELFKDDMSALRVLPPQVYASVVQTMDRHIAVVTKLLDSGAAYAVETDLYLDLSVQDSFGSVSGWNREEMMAVFADRGGDPEREGKRDPLDPLLWRGERPGEPAWDGGVLGRGRPGWHVECTTIALDNLGMGFALQAGGTDLIFPHHEMSAVQAVALTGTPPFAHSFAYQAMVGFEGHKMSKSRGNLVRVAQLRRDGVDPMAIRLMLLDQHYRTEWEYTDDLLAAAQARLDRWRVATSGGDDRDADDLLVTVRAALRADLDAPSALRAVDRWAGRVPSGGQPSVAVRDLIDALLGVALS; this is translated from the coding sequence TTGCAGCCGTGGGCTGCTCCCGACGTCCCGGCGGTGCCGGCGGTGCCCGGCCGGCTGCTGCTGGCGACCCGCGAGGGAACCCTCGAGCCGGTCGTGGCGACCGACGGTGTGGCCGGCATGTACGTGTGCGGTATCACGCCGTACGACGCGACGCACCTGGGCCACGCCGCCACCTACGTGACGTTCGACCTCGCGAACCGCGTGCTGCGTGACTCCGGCGTGCAGGTGCGGTACGTCCAGAACGTCACCGACGTCGACGACCCGCTGCTGGAACGCGCCGCCCGCGACGGTGTCGACTGGCAGGACCTGGCACACAGCGAGATCGAGCTCTTCAAAGACGACATGAGCGCGCTGCGGGTACTTCCGCCGCAGGTCTACGCCAGCGTCGTGCAGACCATGGATCGGCACATCGCCGTGGTCACCAAACTGCTGGACTCCGGGGCGGCCTACGCGGTGGAGACGGATCTGTATCTCGATCTGTCCGTGCAGGATTCGTTCGGCTCGGTCAGCGGCTGGAATCGCGAAGAAATGATGGCGGTGTTTGCCGACCGCGGCGGGGACCCGGAGCGTGAAGGCAAGCGTGACCCGCTGGACCCGCTGCTGTGGCGCGGGGAGCGACCGGGCGAACCCGCCTGGGACGGCGGGGTACTCGGCCGTGGTCGACCCGGCTGGCACGTCGAATGCACGACCATCGCCCTGGACAACCTGGGGATGGGCTTCGCACTGCAGGCCGGCGGAACCGACCTGATCTTCCCGCACCACGAGATGAGTGCCGTGCAAGCGGTGGCCCTGACCGGCACGCCGCCGTTCGCGCACAGCTTCGCCTACCAGGCGATGGTCGGCTTCGAGGGTCACAAGATGAGCAAGTCCCGCGGCAACCTCGTGCGGGTGGCCCAGCTGCGCCGCGACGGGGTGGACCCGATGGCCATCCGGTTGATGCTGCTCGACCAGCACTACCGGACCGAATGGGAGTACACCGACGATCTGCTGGCGGCGGCCCAGGCCCGCCTCGACCGGTGGCGGGTGGCCACCTCCGGCGGAGACGACCGGGACGCCGACGACCTGCTGGTCACGGTGCGCGCCGCGCTACGGGCCGACCTGGATGCTCCGTCGGCGTTGCGGGCGGTCGACCGATGGGCCGGCCGGGTGCCGTCCGGCGGTCAGCCGAGTGTCGCCGTACGCGACCTCATCGACGCGTTGCTCGGGGTCGCGCTGTCCTAG
- a CDS encoding ClC family H(+)/Cl(-) exchange transporter, which yields MTRRGSWWAFAGTAAIVGALTGVAAATFRIALSWLTSRRGQVIDWSHGHWWAPPLFVAGCALATTIAAGLVHRVEPHAEGSGIPRVEAVVEGRAAPGRFRIFPVKYVGGLLSMGAGLALGREGPSVQMGGNIAVMVSTLTRRHGEQLRLLVAGGAAAGLATAFNAPIAGGVFVLEELLKRFDPKATVATLTASAAGFASAHLLVHSDTTFHVARLGEPRLAQAGWVALAGLLCGGAAVAYNRTVMRALHAADTSSWPVELRAAVIGALIGAIALMKPQLVGGGDNLTQQALLGSGALVGVLGVLALRWVLGAVSYAAGTPGGLFAPMLVLGTHLGLAVGIVARAVDPNSPPPAALALIGMAAFFAASVHAPVTAIVLASEMTGTTSQLAPTLGACAIAMTLALAMRQEGIYDLLTTRAARAARENQLTQNAS from the coding sequence ATGACGCGTCGTGGATCGTGGTGGGCTTTCGCGGGGACCGCCGCGATCGTCGGTGCCCTCACCGGAGTCGCGGCTGCCACTTTCCGAATCGCCCTTTCGTGGCTGACGTCCCGCCGCGGCCAGGTCATCGACTGGTCGCACGGCCATTGGTGGGCGCCACCCTTGTTCGTCGCAGGGTGCGCGCTGGCCACCACCATCGCGGCGGGGCTCGTGCATCGCGTAGAACCCCACGCCGAGGGCAGCGGGATCCCACGAGTCGAAGCCGTTGTCGAGGGTCGCGCCGCACCCGGCCGTTTCCGGATCTTCCCGGTCAAATACGTCGGTGGACTGCTGTCGATGGGCGCCGGTCTGGCGCTCGGGCGGGAAGGGCCGTCTGTTCAGATGGGCGGCAACATCGCCGTCATGGTGTCGACGCTCACTCGCCGCCACGGCGAGCAACTGCGGCTCCTGGTCGCTGGTGGTGCTGCGGCTGGGTTGGCGACCGCGTTCAACGCGCCGATTGCCGGCGGGGTGTTCGTCCTGGAAGAGCTTCTCAAGCGGTTCGACCCCAAGGCGACCGTTGCCACCCTGACCGCCTCCGCTGCCGGTTTCGCCAGCGCCCACCTGTTGGTTCACAGTGACACCACCTTCCACGTCGCGCGACTCGGCGAGCCGCGACTGGCGCAGGCGGGGTGGGTGGCGCTGGCCGGGCTGCTGTGTGGAGGGGCAGCGGTCGCCTACAACCGCACCGTCATGCGGGCGCTGCACGCCGCAGACACCAGTTCGTGGCCGGTCGAGCTCCGCGCCGCGGTCATCGGTGCGCTGATCGGTGCCATCGCCCTGATGAAACCGCAACTGGTCGGTGGTGGCGACAACCTCACCCAGCAGGCACTGCTGGGTTCTGGCGCCCTCGTCGGCGTACTCGGCGTACTCGCTCTGCGTTGGGTCCTCGGGGCGGTGTCGTACGCCGCGGGCACCCCCGGCGGTCTCTTCGCGCCGATGTTGGTGCTCGGGACCCATCTCGGACTGGCCGTGGGGATCGTGGCTCGCGCTGTCGACCCGAACTCGCCGCCGCCGGCGGCGCTGGCGCTCATCGGCATGGCGGCATTCTTCGCAGCCAGCGTGCACGCTCCGGTCACCGCCATCGTGCTGGCCAGCGAGATGACCGGCACGACATCACAACTGGCGCCCACGCTCGGGGCGTGCGCGATCGCGATGACGCTTGCTCTGGCGATGCGGCAGGAAGGGATCTATGACCTGCTCACCACCCGCGCGGCGCGTGCCGCACGAGAGAACCAGTTGACCCAGAACGCCTCGTGA
- the metH gene encoding methionine synthase encodes MSSRSETAQASQIQPDQTAALHDLLTQRILILDGAMGTQIQAKGFSEADYRGERFADWPSDLRGNNDLLSLTQPEAIKAIHTAYLDAGATLVETNTFNAQRISLADYDMSDLAYEFNLASARLARSAVDEFVAAHPGEQRFVVGGIGPTNRTASISPDVNDPAARNVSYEQLVEAYLEQAEGLVDGGSDLLIIETIFDTLNAKAAIFALETLFEQRGRRWPIIISGTITDASGRTLSGQVTEAFWNSVRHARPLAVGLNCALGAEEMRPYLAEISRIADCFVSCYPNAGLPNAFGEYDETPSQMSEVIAKFAADGLVNILGGCCGTSPAHIAAIAEQVRDFSPRSVPVIESACRLSGLEPLNITDESLFVNVGERTNVTGSAKFRNLIKAGDYTTALNVARQQVEAGAQVIDINMDEGMLDGIEAMDRFCKLVASEPDISRVPVMIDSSKWDVIEAGLRCVQGKPIVNSISMKEGVESFVEHARLCRKYGAAIVVMAFDEEGQADSLERRKEICERAYRILLDDVGFPAEDIIFDPNIFAVATGIEEHANYGVDFIEATRWIKANLPHALISGGVSNVSFSFRGNNPVREAIHAVFLYHAIAAGMDMGIVNAGALVVYDEIDPELRERIEDVILNRRADSTERLLEIANNYNVKGDEVEPAAAEWRSLPVRERITHALVKGIDEFVVDDTEELRVELSAEGRRPLEVIEGPLMDGMGVVGDLFGAGKMFLPQVVKSARVMKKAVAHLIPYIEAEKQPGDAAHSKGKIIMATVKGDVHDIGKNIVGVVLQCNNYDVIDLGVMVPPQKILDAARAENADIIGLSGLITPSLDEMVNLAQEMERQGFEIPLLLGGATTSRAHTAVKVEPKYHGPVVWVKDASRSVPTASALLSDERRGAFLEDVAKDYESIRERHAAKRTERPLASYAQALDRRTPIDWVGYEPTRPSFTGLRSFNDYPLAELREYIDWQPFFNAWEMKGRYPDILNNPASGEAARKLWDDGQAMLDRLIEEKWLQANGVVGFFPAAAVGDDLLVYGSEDRDEVVTTLHHLRQQGEHREGVPNRSLADYIAPKDTGIADYVGGFAVTAGLGAAEKVAEFRAALDDYSAILLESLADRLAEAFAERLHELVRTELWGYAPQESLDNAALIDERYTGIRPAPGYPACPDHTEKQTLWELLEVKERAGITLTESMAMWPGAAVSGWYFSHPQSQYFVVGRLGQDQVGDYARRKGWTMKQAEQWLSPNLGYEPEDR; translated from the coding sequence GTGAGCAGCCGCTCCGAAACCGCCCAGGCGTCGCAGATCCAGCCGGACCAGACGGCGGCCCTGCACGACCTTCTCACTCAGCGCATCCTGATCCTCGACGGGGCGATGGGTACCCAGATCCAGGCGAAGGGATTCTCTGAGGCCGACTATCGCGGCGAACGCTTCGCCGACTGGCCCAGTGACCTGCGCGGCAACAACGATCTGCTGAGTCTGACCCAGCCCGAGGCGATCAAGGCCATCCACACCGCCTACCTCGACGCCGGCGCGACCCTGGTGGAGACCAACACCTTCAACGCGCAGCGGATCTCGCTGGCCGATTACGACATGTCCGATCTGGCCTACGAGTTCAATCTGGCTTCGGCGCGCCTGGCTCGTTCGGCCGTGGATGAGTTCGTGGCCGCGCACCCGGGCGAGCAGCGGTTCGTGGTCGGCGGCATCGGCCCGACCAACCGCACGGCGAGCATCTCCCCGGACGTCAACGACCCGGCGGCGCGCAACGTCAGTTACGAGCAACTGGTCGAGGCCTACCTGGAGCAGGCCGAGGGACTGGTGGACGGTGGGTCTGACCTGCTGATCATCGAGACGATCTTCGACACTCTCAACGCCAAGGCAGCAATCTTCGCACTGGAGACCCTCTTCGAGCAGCGCGGTCGTCGTTGGCCGATCATCATCTCCGGCACGATCACCGACGCATCCGGCCGGACGCTGTCGGGTCAGGTCACCGAGGCGTTCTGGAACAGCGTCCGGCACGCCCGGCCCCTGGCGGTCGGCCTCAACTGTGCGCTGGGTGCGGAGGAGATGCGGCCCTATCTGGCCGAGATCTCGCGGATCGCAGACTGTTTCGTGTCGTGCTACCCCAACGCTGGCCTGCCGAACGCCTTCGGTGAGTACGACGAGACTCCCTCGCAGATGAGCGAGGTCATCGCCAAGTTCGCGGCCGACGGCCTGGTCAACATCCTTGGTGGTTGCTGCGGGACCTCGCCCGCGCACATTGCGGCGATCGCCGAACAGGTCCGCGACTTCTCGCCGCGTTCCGTGCCCGTCATCGAATCCGCCTGCCGTCTCTCGGGTTTGGAGCCGCTGAACATCACCGACGAGTCGCTCTTCGTCAACGTGGGTGAACGCACCAACGTCACCGGATCGGCAAAGTTCCGCAACCTGATCAAGGCCGGCGACTACACGACGGCGCTCAACGTCGCCCGTCAGCAGGTGGAGGCCGGCGCCCAGGTCATCGATATCAACATGGACGAGGGGATGCTCGACGGCATCGAGGCGATGGACCGCTTCTGCAAGCTGGTCGCCTCCGAGCCGGACATCTCCCGGGTGCCGGTGATGATCGACTCCTCCAAGTGGGACGTCATCGAGGCCGGATTGCGCTGTGTCCAGGGCAAACCCATCGTCAACTCGATCTCGATGAAGGAAGGCGTCGAATCCTTCGTCGAGCACGCGCGACTGTGCCGCAAGTACGGCGCGGCGATCGTGGTCATGGCCTTCGACGAGGAAGGTCAGGCCGACTCCCTCGAACGCCGCAAGGAGATCTGCGAGCGGGCCTACCGGATCCTTCTGGACGACGTGGGCTTCCCGGCCGAGGACATCATCTTCGACCCGAACATCTTCGCGGTGGCCACCGGTATCGAGGAGCACGCCAACTACGGCGTTGACTTCATCGAAGCAACACGCTGGATCAAGGCGAACCTGCCGCATGCGCTGATCTCCGGTGGTGTGTCGAACGTCTCGTTCTCCTTCCGGGGGAACAACCCCGTGCGGGAAGCGATTCACGCGGTCTTCCTCTACCACGCGATTGCCGCTGGGATGGACATGGGCATCGTGAACGCCGGTGCGCTGGTGGTCTACGACGAGATCGACCCAGAGCTGCGCGAACGCATCGAGGACGTCATCCTCAACCGGCGGGCCGACAGCACCGAGCGATTGTTGGAGATCGCGAACAACTACAACGTCAAGGGTGACGAGGTCGAACCCGCTGCCGCAGAATGGCGTTCGCTGCCGGTGCGCGAGCGGATCACGCACGCTCTGGTCAAGGGCATCGACGAATTCGTGGTCGATGACACCGAGGAACTGCGGGTGGAGTTGTCCGCCGAGGGCCGTCGGCCCCTGGAGGTCATCGAAGGGCCATTGATGGACGGCATGGGCGTCGTCGGCGACCTCTTCGGTGCCGGCAAGATGTTCCTGCCCCAGGTCGTGAAGTCGGCACGGGTGATGAAAAAGGCTGTGGCCCATCTGATTCCGTACATCGAGGCGGAGAAGCAGCCGGGCGATGCAGCCCACAGCAAGGGCAAGATCATCATGGCCACGGTCAAGGGTGACGTGCACGACATCGGCAAGAACATCGTCGGCGTCGTCCTGCAGTGCAACAACTACGACGTGATCGACCTCGGTGTGATGGTGCCGCCGCAGAAGATCCTGGACGCTGCCCGCGCGGAGAACGCCGACATCATCGGCCTGTCCGGGCTGATCACCCCGTCGCTGGACGAGATGGTCAACCTGGCCCAGGAGATGGAGCGGCAGGGTTTTGAGATCCCGCTGCTGCTGGGTGGTGCAACGACCTCGCGCGCGCACACCGCGGTGAAGGTCGAGCCGAAGTACCACGGACCGGTCGTGTGGGTGAAGGACGCATCGCGTTCTGTCCCAACGGCATCCGCACTTCTGTCCGACGAGCGCCGGGGTGCGTTCCTGGAGGACGTCGCCAAGGACTACGAATCCATCCGGGAGCGGCACGCCGCCAAGCGGACCGAACGGCCACTGGCGTCGTACGCGCAAGCCCTGGATCGACGTACGCCGATTGATTGGGTTGGTTACGAACCCACCCGACCGTCGTTCACGGGTTTGCGGTCCTTCAACGACTACCCGTTGGCCGAGCTGCGCGAGTACATCGACTGGCAGCCGTTCTTCAACGCCTGGGAGATGAAGGGTCGCTATCCCGACATCCTCAACAACCCCGCCAGCGGCGAGGCAGCCCGCAAACTGTGGGACGACGGGCAGGCGATGCTCGACCGGTTGATCGAGGAGAAGTGGCTGCAGGCCAACGGCGTGGTCGGCTTCTTCCCGGCTGCTGCGGTCGGCGACGACCTGTTGGTCTACGGCTCGGAGGACCGCGACGAGGTCGTCACGACGCTGCATCATCTGCGCCAGCAGGGCGAGCACCGCGAGGGTGTGCCGAACCGGTCGCTGGCCGACTACATCGCGCCCAAGGACACGGGAATCGCCGACTATGTGGGCGGATTCGCGGTGACCGCTGGTCTGGGCGCGGCGGAGAAGGTTGCGGAGTTCCGGGCCGCACTGGACGACTACAGCGCGATCCTGCTCGAGTCGTTGGCCGACCGGTTGGCCGAAGCCTTTGCCGAGCGGCTGCACGAACTCGTCCGCACAGAACTGTGGGGATACGCGCCGCAGGAGTCCCTGGACAACGCCGCGCTGATCGACGAGCGGTACACCGGGATCCGGCCGGCGCCGGGATACCCCGCCTGTCCGGATCACACCGAGAAGCAGACGCTCTGGGAGTTGCTGGAGGTCAAGGAGCGCGCCGGCATCACGCTCACCGAGTCGATGGCCATGTGGCCGGGAGCCGCGGTCAGCGGCTGGTACTTCTCACACCCGCAATCGCAGTACTTCGTAGTCGGCCGGCTCGGCCAGGACCAGGTGGGCGACTACGCGCGGCGTAAGGGCTGGACGATGAAGCAGGCGGAGCAGTG